A region of Salvelinus namaycush isolate Seneca chromosome 9, SaNama_1.0, whole genome shotgun sequence DNA encodes the following proteins:
- the LOC120053361 gene encoding SUN domain-containing protein 2-like → MATQEADMSRRSMRLVLGGYYHQSSDDDESSSVSYRESPVRVFTKRKTGGRKVAASRTSSRANSVASTTSSKGSTVEPPINAEDYIGVSSLVQRRKTFQEPRAPAPSLNLAPSPRGFSSCQTGLNQARSSAIDSSGYSSSEARRYRGYSGDSSLGEQRVSASQRSGTNRTSASANWTPPFIPADVRKAILIAILLILLTFGCWHLAPLVWATLTSALNAITMTLNRAVITPTPPPVFTTPPVFTPPVKAMDGASVFHSALEAKMNTILREIEILKKEDKQKFVTEMVERLQTDLADVRTDMRDVRVRVDSVNPLDWEHRLSQQTAGFTSQVGELKDQHTHVRQRVAALEDQSATLGKQVYSVQNQPPPAPNPTTANTHLTPELEEAMAKWLHENVPQNEPQMVKEVVKNCSPLLADRMPDFALESQGASVVSTRCSETYRTRSACVSFLGVPLWYPSENPRTVIQGQAVQAGKCWAFHGAQGTLVIALSHPAHVTHVTLEHLPVSNAPTGRIDSAPKAFSVYGMSTETEDGTWLGTFTYDQHGGAIQTFQLPNPTRAIYYFVELRVLSNWGHLEYTCVYRFRVHGHMASSSK, encoded by the exons ATGGCGACCCAAGAAGCGG acatgTCGCGGCGCAGTATGAGGCTGGTTTTAGGGGGATACTACCACCAGTCATCAGACGATGATGAGTCCTCCTCAGTTTCCTACAGGGAGAGCCCCGTGAG ggtttTTACTAAGAGGAAGACAGGTGGTCGTAAAGTGGCGGCCTCTCGTACCTCCAGCCGAGCCAACAGCGTGGCTAGCACCACTAGCAGCAAGGGTAGTACAGTGGAGCCACCCATCAATGCTGAGGACTACATTG GGGTCTCAAGCTTGGTTCAGAGGAGGAAGACCTTCCAGGAACCTCGTGCCCCAGCCCCCAGCCTGAACCTGGCTCCTAGCCCCAGGGGCTTCTCGTCCTGCCAGACCGGCCTGAACCAGGCCCGGAGCAGCGCCATAGACAGCTCTGGTTACTCCTCATCAGAGGCAAGACGTTACAGAGGATACTCTGGAGACTCCTCCTTAGGCGAACAAAGGGTTAGCGCCAGCCAGAGATCTGGCACTAACAGGACAAGTGCTAGTGCCAATTGga CCCCTCCGTTTATCCCGGCCGATGTGAGGAAGGCCATTCTAATTgccatcctcctcatcctcttgaCCTTCG GCTGCTGGCACCTTGCCCCCTTGGTATGGGCCACCCTGACTTCAGCCCTGAATGCTATCACTATGACCCTGAACCGAGCTGTCATCACCCCGACTCCGCCACCTGTCTTCACTACGCCACCTGTCTTCACTCCGCCTGTCAAGGCTATG GATGGAGCTTCGGTATTTCATTCTGCTCTGGAAGCCAAGATGAACACCATCCTG AGAGAAATAGAAATTCTTAAGAAGGAAGACAAGCAGAAATTTGTAACCGAG ATGGTAGAGAGACTGCAGACAGACTTGGCAGACGTGAGAACAGACATGAGGGACGTCAGAGTGAGAGTGGACAG TGTGAATCCACTGGATTGGGAGCATCGTTTGAGCCAGCAGACAGCCGGCTTCACCAGTCAGGTGGGCGAGCTGAAGGACCAACACACACACGTCAGGCAGAGAGTCGCTGCCCTGGAGGACCAGAGTGCCACG CTGGGGAAGCAGGTCTACTCTGTTCAAAACcagcctcctccagctcccaaCCCCACCACAGCCAACACACACCTGACCCCTGAGCTCGAAGAGGCCATGGCCAAATGGCTGCATGAGAATGTGCCCCAGAATGAGCCACAGATGGTGAAAGAGGTTGTGAAGAACTGCAGTCCCCTATTGGCTGACAGGATGCCAGACTTTGCCTTGGAGTCCCAAGGTGCCAGTGTTGTGAGCACACGGTGTTCCGAGACGTACCGTACCCGCTCGGCATGCGTGTCCTTCCTGGGTGTACCCCTCTGGTACCCCTCTGAGAACCCCCGCACTGTTATCCAGGGCCAGGCGGTGCAAGCTGGGAAGTGCTGGGCGTTCCACGGAGCGCAGGGCACCCTGGTCATCGCCCTATCTCATCCTGCCCACGTCACCCACGTCACACTGGAGCACCTGCCGGTCTCCAACGCGCCCACCGGACGCATCGACAGCGCGCCCAAGGCCTTCTCTGTCTAC gGTATGTCCACTGAGACAGAAGACGGCACCTGGCTGGGAACCTTCACTTATGACCAGCACGGAGGGGCAATCCAGACCTTCCAACTGCCT AACCCTACCAGGGCCATCTATTATTTCGTGGAGCTGCGCGTTCTGAGTAACTGGGGTCACCTGGAGTACACATGCGTGTACCGCTTCCGTGTGCACGGACACATGGCCTCCTCCTCCAAGTGA